A genomic region of Chaetodon auriga isolate fChaAug3 chromosome 11, fChaAug3.hap1, whole genome shotgun sequence contains the following coding sequences:
- the LOC143327980 gene encoding uncharacterized protein LOC143327980, with the protein MLDHNMHNGGRSGLGHCRSPLSKYQGRKVKQIAPIHGVNSKADDSDTQHHSDTLGLLSFRGPSPSNTKAGRQKGNVDEEAFLTQSNFRHRQHTSNIGPVDSRTWSKRAGSEKTEGRQEHDWSTGPQKASLSDKTCSQLKAGSPEATSKSLSLKEALELFRPDFISRSQDRVRRLEQRAMRRRVLQDSNPDLVQGLREDRCKQKRNCTTPDPLSDNLFKPRERSISGREMQLRSRRIYNKLPEVTKKKEEEKKKAVSQTNRLRAEVFKKRVLDQILQR; encoded by the exons ATGCTGGACCATAACATGCACAATGGCGGAAGGAGTGGTTTGGGTCACTGCAGAAGCCCTCTGTCAAAGTATCAGGGCCGCAAGGTCAAGCAAATAGCACCCATTCATGGTGTTAACAGCAAGGCTGATGATTCAGATACACAGCACCACAGCGATACTTTGGGATTATTGTCATTCAGAGGACCAAGCCCCTCAAACACAAAGGCTGGAAGGCAGAAGGGGAATGTAGATGAGGAAGCCTTCCTTACCCAGAGCAATTTCAGGCACAGGCAGCACACTTCCAATATTGGCCCAG TGGACTCCAGAACATGGAGCAAGCGAGCAGGGAGTGAGAAGACAGAGGGACGACAAGAACATGACTGGTCCACAGGGCCTCAAAAAGCCTCCCTTTCGGATAAGACCTGTTCCCAACTGAAGGCTGGTTCTCCGGAAGCCACATCCAAGAGTCTCAGCCTCAAA GAGGCTTTGGAGCTCTTCAGGCCAGACTTCATCAGCCGGTCTCAGGATCGGGTGAGGAGGTTGGAGCAGAGGGCAATGAGAAGAAGAGTGCTGCAGGACTCCAATCCAGACCTGGTGCAGGGCCTCAGGGAGGATCGATGTAAACAAAAGAGGAACTGCACAACACCGGATCCACTTAGTG ATAACCTTTTCAAGCCTAGAGAGAGGTCTATATCAGGCCGCGAGATGCAGCTGAGGTCCAGACG GATTTACAACAAGCTGCCAGAggtgacaaagaaaaaggaggaggagaaaaagaaagctgtaTCACAGACCAACAGATTGCGAGCAGAGGTTTTTAAAAAG aGAGTTCTGGACCAGATCCTGCAAAGATAA